In Marixanthomonas ophiurae, one genomic interval encodes:
- a CDS encoding Dps family protein, whose product MSYLNLDKEKTTTTAKELNVLLADYHLYYQKLRNFHWNIVGKNFFDLHEKFEEMYDDAKLKVDEIAERILTLRFQPISNYTDYLEMSNLKESPSRTEDAKMVKILLDDHGKILNQMRNVIDKADKAGDEGTIDLIGGYIADIEKISWMLDAWSMKSSDTHPEA is encoded by the coding sequence ATGAGCTACTTAAACTTAGATAAAGAAAAAACAACCACGACTGCAAAAGAGTTAAACGTACTGTTGGCAGATTATCATTTGTATTATCAAAAACTTCGCAATTTTCACTGGAATATAGTAGGTAAAAACTTTTTTGATCTTCATGAAAAGTTTGAAGAAATGTACGATGATGCTAAGCTAAAAGTAGATGAAATTGCTGAACGTATCCTTACCCTTCGGTTTCAGCCAATAAGCAATTATACCGATTACCTCGAAATGTCAAACCTTAAAGAATCGCCTTCTCGTACTGAAGATGCTAAAATGGTGAAAATTCTTTTAGATGATCACGGTAAAATATTAAATCAAATGCGTAATGTGATTGACAAAGCTGATAAAGCAGGTGACGAAGGAACTATTGATTTAATTGGTGGTTATATTGCCGATATTGAAAAAATTAGTTGGATGTTAGACGCTTGGTCTATGAAATCTAGTGATACACATCCTGAAGCATAA
- a CDS encoding SLBB domain-containing protein → MNFSIKGIILFFLFTLCLTTVDVVAQNTPSPSSLLSTDVENLSDEQIQSYWEQAKAQGYTMEQIKAIATAKGVSPTKIAQLERRLNEMGSSSNALEGEQIDTSLELEKSQEKVGFSGNEVKEGVTKDPLFGYDFFNNQNISFTPNMNLATPANYELGPGDEISINLWGAAENTYNVEVDREGAVRISNIGPIYVSGLTMEEASGKIKGKLKRIYSGINASDNSSYKVFLSVSLINVRTVQVNIIGEVKVPGTYSLSALSTVLNALYASGGPTKQGTFREIKLVRNGDEIIYFDIYDYLINGSQVGNKTLQDQDVIIISPYISRVKINGSVKRTGTYELKPGETLTDLLKFTGGFTSNAYKERVVLERIEGDRRVVKEILVDKESETPLQDGDVLTVNEIIDKFENRITIQGAVYRPGSYEFTENTTVKDLIKKAAGVNEKAFMERGLLFRTEDGVRESVTPFSVSEVLSGSKNIQLQPDDRIQIFNKYDLAESYKLTIDGAVNAPVSIPYVDNMTVEDLVLLGGGFTDGANENKIDIYRRIDDDSYETLSENFKVSANGNLTLEDGSNFILQPNDRVSVRYLRGFSEQIKVSVSGEANYPGSYTIENKEEKISDLLQRAGGVTQYAFVDGATLIRLNPFFKEETQKETFEGLIEKEEVTGKEDTTGTEDETLKNRKEFRVGIDLQKIINDTDSKQNLVLKSGDRLIIPSTKQTVKVEGEILVPSLVRFEKGMTLKDYISKSGGFSSDAKKGKTYVVYANGDIASTKHFLFFRSFPKLEPGAAILVPAKSETRNKLSAQEVIGISTGLTTFGLLIDRLLQ, encoded by the coding sequence ATGAATTTTAGCATAAAAGGAATTATACTATTTTTCCTATTTACACTGTGTTTAACAACAGTTGATGTGGTTGCACAAAACACGCCATCTCCTTCTTCTTTACTATCCACAGATGTAGAGAATCTTAGCGATGAGCAAATACAATCGTATTGGGAGCAGGCAAAAGCACAGGGTTATACCATGGAGCAGATAAAGGCTATTGCTACTGCCAAAGGGGTTTCGCCTACCAAAATTGCCCAATTAGAACGACGGTTAAATGAAATGGGGTCATCCAGCAACGCATTAGAAGGAGAACAGATTGATACCTCCTTAGAATTAGAAAAAAGCCAAGAAAAGGTAGGTTTTTCAGGTAATGAAGTTAAAGAAGGCGTAACCAAAGATCCACTTTTTGGATACGATTTTTTCAACAACCAAAACATATCTTTTACACCTAATATGAATTTGGCAACCCCAGCGAATTATGAATTAGGACCGGGCGATGAGATTTCAATAAATTTATGGGGCGCAGCCGAAAATACTTACAATGTTGAGGTTGATAGAGAGGGTGCCGTGCGTATTTCAAACATTGGTCCTATCTATGTAAGTGGTCTCACTATGGAAGAGGCTTCTGGTAAAATTAAAGGAAAACTAAAACGAATCTACTCTGGTATCAATGCTTCAGATAACAGCTCATACAAAGTTTTTCTTAGTGTTTCGCTAATTAATGTAAGAACTGTTCAAGTAAATATTATAGGAGAAGTAAAAGTGCCAGGCACCTATTCATTAAGTGCTCTGTCAACAGTTTTAAATGCATTGTACGCTTCTGGAGGCCCAACTAAGCAAGGTACTTTTAGAGAAATTAAATTGGTTCGAAACGGGGATGAAATAATCTATTTTGATATTTATGATTATTTAATAAATGGATCGCAAGTTGGCAATAAAACATTGCAAGACCAAGATGTAATAATTATATCCCCATATATTTCAAGAGTAAAAATAAATGGTAGCGTTAAACGAACGGGAACATACGAATTAAAGCCAGGAGAAACATTAACTGATCTTTTAAAATTTACAGGAGGTTTTACTTCTAATGCCTATAAAGAACGAGTTGTTTTAGAGCGAATTGAAGGTGATCGAAGGGTTGTAAAAGAAATATTGGTTGATAAAGAAAGCGAAACACCTCTACAAGACGGGGATGTGCTTACTGTAAATGAAATTATAGATAAATTTGAAAACAGAATCACCATTCAAGGGGCTGTGTACCGTCCCGGAAGTTATGAGTTTACCGAAAACACGACTGTTAAAGATTTAATTAAGAAAGCAGCAGGTGTAAATGAAAAAGCTTTTATGGAGCGAGGATTACTTTTTAGAACAGAGGATGGCGTCAGGGAATCGGTAACTCCTTTTTCTGTTTCTGAAGTACTTTCAGGTTCAAAAAATATACAACTACAACCTGATGACAGGATACAAATTTTTAATAAATACGATCTTGCCGAAAGCTATAAATTAACTATTGATGGAGCTGTAAATGCACCAGTAAGTATTCCTTATGTGGATAACATGACTGTAGAGGACCTAGTTTTATTGGGCGGTGGTTTTACAGACGGAGCCAACGAAAATAAAATTGATATTTACAGACGTATAGATGATGATTCGTATGAAACCTTAAGTGAAAATTTTAAAGTTTCAGCAAATGGAAACCTAACACTAGAAGATGGGTCAAATTTTATTTTGCAACCTAATGATCGAGTTTCTGTTAGGTATTTAAGAGGCTTTTCTGAACAAATAAAAGTATCTGTTTCCGGAGAGGCTAATTACCCTGGAAGTTATACCATTGAAAATAAAGAAGAAAAAATATCAGACCTATTGCAACGCGCTGGAGGTGTAACACAATATGCATTTGTGGATGGAGCTACTTTGATTCGGTTAAACCCTTTTTTCAAAGAAGAAACTCAAAAAGAAACTTTTGAGGGATTAATAGAAAAAGAGGAAGTGACCGGGAAAGAAGATACTACTGGCACTGAAGATGAAACTCTTAAAAACCGAAAAGAATTCAGGGTAGGGATTGATCTTCAAAAAATAATAAATGATACCGATTCTAAACAAAATTTAGTACTTAAAAGTGGCGACAGGCTAATTATTCCCTCAACTAAACAAACTGTTAAAGTGGAGGGTGAAATATTGGTGCCTTCTTTGGTTCGTTTTGAGAAGGGCATGACCTTAAAAGATTATATAAGTAAATCTGGCGGGTTTTCATCAGACGCCAAAAAGGGTAAAACTTATGTGGTATATGCTAATGGTGATATAGCTTCAACAAAGCACTTTTTGTTTTTTAGAAGTTTTCCAAAATTAGAACCTGGAGCAGCAATTTTAGTGCCTGCTAAGTCAGAGACCAGAAATAAATTATCTGCCCAAGAAGTAATAGGTATTAGTACTGGTCTTACAACTTTTGGACTTTTAATAGATAGATTGTTACAATAA
- a CDS encoding GNVR domain-containing protein, with product MDKEKAVKEDYISLLAVIKKLWKRRRLLIKIVIIFFVIGVFVAMFSPKEYNSGVKFLSQTSNSTGAGSRLSGIAALVGININSGLENGEIPTNIYPKIVNSLPFQRKLMNTELSFKGIDTTVTFTEYYTKIAKPDAVSLVKKYTIGLPGTILKGISGKEENDKVINNRLNDSLIFISKSEENLQKKLKEKVLFSLDETDGVISISVSMPEPIPAAQMAKSAQELLQKAIITYRNSKAKDQLGFIEGQYEVQKENYQKAQTRLANYKDRNLFNTTETSRIELSRLQSDYDLAYSVYSELERQQVAQNIQVKKDTPIFTILNPATVPTDPIAPNRIKIVLIALFLGVFLAIVVGLVIDFVSGFKTKWSTI from the coding sequence ATGGATAAGGAAAAAGCTGTTAAAGAAGATTACATAAGCCTTTTAGCTGTTATAAAAAAGCTTTGGAAACGCCGTAGGTTATTGATAAAGATAGTAATTATATTTTTTGTCATAGGTGTTTTTGTGGCTATGTTCTCTCCAAAGGAATATAACTCTGGAGTAAAGTTTTTGTCTCAAACATCTAACTCCACGGGTGCCGGAAGCAGGTTGAGTGGTATAGCTGCACTTGTAGGTATTAATATTAACTCAGGTCTTGAAAATGGTGAGATACCTACCAATATTTACCCTAAGATAGTGAACAGCTTACCTTTTCAAAGAAAATTAATGAATACAGAACTTTCATTTAAAGGGATTGACACCACTGTAACCTTTACAGAATATTATACAAAAATAGCTAAACCTGATGCAGTTTCTTTAGTGAAAAAATATACCATAGGTCTTCCTGGGACGATACTAAAAGGTATAAGTGGAAAAGAAGAAAATGACAAAGTCATTAACAACCGCCTTAATGACTCTTTGATTTTCATAAGTAAAAGTGAAGAAAATCTTCAAAAAAAACTTAAAGAAAAAGTATTGTTTTCTTTAGATGAAACAGATGGAGTTATATCCATTTCTGTAAGTATGCCAGAGCCTATACCTGCGGCGCAAATGGCAAAGAGTGCTCAAGAGTTATTGCAAAAAGCGATTATCACATATCGAAATAGTAAAGCGAAAGACCAATTGGGTTTTATAGAAGGACAGTACGAAGTCCAAAAAGAAAATTATCAAAAAGCACAAACTAGACTTGCAAATTATAAAGATCGGAATCTTTTCAATACAACCGAAACATCTCGTATTGAATTAAGTAGGTTGCAATCTGATTATGACCTTGCCTATTCTGTTTATTCAGAACTGGAACGACAACAAGTAGCACAAAACATACAAGTAAAGAAGGATACCCCGATTTTCACCATTTTAAATCCAGCAACGGTGCCTACAGACCCCATTGCACCTAATAGAATAAAGATTGTCTTGATAGCCTTGTTTTTAGGTGTCTTTTTGGCTATTGTAGTTGGTCTAGTAATAGACTTTGTAAGTGGTTTTAAAACCAAATGGAGTACAATCTAA
- the cysQ gene encoding 3'(2'),5'-bisphosphate nucleotidase CysQ yields the protein MKLIDLAIQASIEAGKKIMDIYASDFEVETKADESPLTIADKRANDVIISYLKQTNIPIISEENKQTDFSERKQWDQCWIVDPLDGTKEFVKRNGEFTVNIALVKNGTPILGVIYVPDFKTLYFSEVETKKAFKAKLKSHTVTLDKIYDTVSEIKPVKGQDKARIVGSRSHLNEETQKFIDTISENEEVEIVSKGSSLKFCLVAEGKADLYPRYAPTMEWDTAAGHAICLAVGVTVTALPANTPLQYNKDNLLNPWFLVSNRD from the coding sequence TTGAAACTTATCGACCTAGCCATTCAAGCTTCAATAGAAGCCGGTAAAAAAATTATGGATATTTATGCTTCAGATTTTGAAGTAGAAACCAAAGCGGATGAATCACCTCTTACTATTGCAGATAAACGTGCAAATGATGTGATTATTTCTTACTTAAAGCAAACTAATATTCCCATTATTAGTGAAGAAAATAAACAGACAGATTTTTCTGAGCGTAAACAATGGGATCAATGTTGGATTGTAGATCCGCTAGACGGCACTAAAGAGTTTGTAAAACGAAACGGGGAGTTTACAGTAAATATAGCCTTGGTTAAAAATGGAACACCTATTCTGGGAGTTATTTATGTGCCCGATTTTAAAACACTTTATTTTTCTGAAGTAGAAACCAAAAAAGCTTTTAAAGCAAAGCTGAAAAGCCACACTGTAACTTTAGATAAAATTTATGATACCGTTTCTGAAATTAAACCAGTTAAAGGTCAAGACAAAGCTCGTATTGTAGGAAGCAGGTCCCATTTGAACGAAGAAACACAAAAATTCATTGATACTATTTCAGAAAATGAAGAAGTAGAAATTGTTTCGAAAGGAAGTTCTCTTAAATTTTGTTTGGTTGCAGAAGGAAAAGCCGATTTATACCCTCGTTATGCTCCAACTATGGAGTGGGATACAGCTGCTGGACATGCTATTTGCCTAGCCGTAGGTGTAACAGTAACAGCCTTACCTGCCAATACACCATTGCAGTACAACAAGGATAACCTGTTAAATCCATGGTTTTTGGTGTCTAACCGAGACTAG
- a CDS encoding DUF2061 domain-containing protein, which translates to MATYKQESHYRSILKGISWRCIATADTILVVLLITCLNGNCSIDSAIKIGFFEFFIKLAVYYVHERIWQKVLLGKEVHPRQTLYKTISWRIIATTGTFIISGIVLDAFDEIALYVALTELVSKFILYYIHERIWLRLPLGKIRNFFLGKKQK; encoded by the coding sequence ATGGCAACCTATAAACAAGAGTCACATTACAGGAGTATTTTAAAAGGTATTTCTTGGCGCTGCATCGCAACAGCCGATACTATTTTAGTCGTATTGTTAATTACTTGCCTCAATGGTAATTGTAGTATAGACAGTGCTATAAAAATTGGTTTTTTCGAGTTCTTTATAAAATTGGCTGTTTATTACGTTCATGAAAGAATTTGGCAAAAAGTATTACTTGGGAAAGAAGTACACCCACGGCAAACGCTGTATAAAACCATTTCTTGGCGTATTATAGCAACGACGGGAACATTTATAATTTCAGGTATTGTTTTGGATGCTTTTGATGAAATAGCATTATATGTAGCGCTAACTGAACTAGTTTCTAAATTTATATTGTATTACATACATGAACGTATATGGTTACGGTTGCCATTAGGAAAGATTAGAAATTTCTTTTTAGGAAAAAAACAGAAATAA
- the cysC gene encoding adenylyl-sulfate kinase, with the protein MQENIIPHDFKITKEKRSELKKHNSFLLWFTGLSGSGKSTIANAVEQELYSKNIHTYTLDGDNVRKGLNKDLTFTPADRTENIRRIAETANLFVDAGVVVLAAFVSPYKKDRELIKKTVKDVNFVEIFIDTPIEECEKRDVKGLYAKARKGLIKDFTGVNAPYEAPDNAAITIDTTKVSVSESVELIMKTIKPKLEL; encoded by the coding sequence ATGCAAGAAAATATTATTCCACACGATTTTAAAATAACCAAAGAGAAAAGATCTGAATTAAAAAAGCACAATTCATTCCTGCTTTGGTTTACAGGGTTGTCAGGTTCTGGTAAATCCACCATCGCTAATGCTGTAGAACAAGAGTTATATAGCAAAAATATACATACGTATACCTTAGATGGTGATAATGTAAGAAAAGGGCTTAACAAAGACTTAACTTTCACTCCAGCAGACCGTACCGAAAATATTCGTAGAATTGCCGAAACAGCAAATTTATTTGTCGATGCAGGAGTAGTTGTATTGGCAGCATTTGTTTCTCCTTACAAAAAGGATCGCGAATTGATTAAAAAAACAGTCAAAGATGTTAACTTTGTCGAGATTTTCATCGATACACCGATTGAGGAATGTGAGAAAAGAGACGTTAAAGGGTTATATGCAAAAGCAAGAAAAGGATTAATCAAAGATTTTACAGGGGTAAACGCTCCTTATGAGGCTCCAGACAATGCAGCTATTACAATCGATACAACGAAGGTTTCAGTTTCGGAATCTGTGGAGCTAATTATGAAAACAATAAAACCCAAATTAGAATTATAA
- the cysD gene encoding sulfate adenylyltransferase subunit CysD, whose protein sequence is MSKYYLNYLDELESEAIYILREVWAQFENPVILFSGGKDSILVTHLAKKAFYPSKIPFPLMHVDTGHNFPETIQFRDDLIEKFDAQLIVGSVQESIDKGRVAEEKGKNATRNSLQITTLLDAIESNKVDCAIGGGRRDEEKARAKERFFSHRDDFGQWDPKNQRPELWNILNGKHFEGEHFRAFPISNWTEMDVWNYIKRESIQIPSLYFAHDRKVVWRNDSWIPVSEYLKLEEGEEIVTKKIRFRTLGDITITGGMESDADTLEKIALEVSAMKKTERGNRTDDKRSETSMEDRKRQGYF, encoded by the coding sequence ATGAGCAAGTATTATTTAAATTACCTAGACGAATTAGAGTCTGAAGCAATTTACATCCTACGTGAAGTATGGGCGCAATTTGAAAACCCGGTTATTCTTTTCTCGGGGGGTAAAGATTCTATTTTGGTAACCCATTTAGCTAAAAAAGCATTTTATCCTTCAAAAATACCCTTTCCATTAATGCACGTGGATACGGGGCATAACTTTCCTGAAACCATTCAGTTTAGAGATGATCTAATAGAAAAGTTTGATGCCCAGTTAATTGTCGGTTCTGTACAAGAATCAATCGATAAAGGTCGAGTTGCTGAAGAAAAAGGGAAGAATGCCACTCGAAATTCACTCCAAATTACAACGCTTTTAGATGCTATAGAAAGTAATAAAGTGGATTGTGCTATTGGTGGTGGTCGCCGGGACGAAGAAAAGGCTCGTGCTAAAGAGCGCTTCTTTTCACATAGAGATGATTTTGGACAATGGGACCCTAAAAACCAACGCCCAGAACTATGGAACATCCTTAATGGAAAGCACTTTGAAGGCGAACATTTTAGAGCATTCCCAATAAGTAATTGGACCGAAATGGACGTCTGGAACTATATTAAACGGGAAAGTATACAAATACCTTCGCTATATTTTGCACATGATAGGAAAGTTGTGTGGCGTAACGACTCCTGGATTCCGGTTTCCGAATACTTAAAACTAGAAGAAGGCGAAGAGATTGTTACCAAGAAAATTCGTTTTAGAACATTAGGAGATATAACCATTACAGGAGGTATGGAATCTGACGCCGATACGTTAGAAAAAATCGCTTTAGAAGTTTCTGCTATGAAAAAAACCGAACGCGGAAACCGTACCGATGATAAACGGAGCGAAACTTCCATGGAAGACAGAAAACGACAAGGATATTTCTAG